Proteins found in one Hevea brasiliensis isolate MT/VB/25A 57/8 chromosome 18, ASM3005281v1, whole genome shotgun sequence genomic segment:
- the LOC110646696 gene encoding oxoglutarate-dependent flavonoid 7-O-demethylase 1 has product MASPTATVDNFPPAVSVQELIKQPFVSVPQSYVQSDQGIFKPADCFPSVPTIDLKLLLSEETAALELEKLHSTCKEWGLFQLVNHGVSSSLLENMRNEIEEFYNLPLEEKMKYKIRQGDVEGYGTVATIGRTFDWGDRFYMITNPIHRRKPHLLPELPSSLRNNLESYILELQKLSMKLVGFVAKALKIDRKEMEEMFDDGMQSVRMTYYPPCPQPELVLGIFPHSDATGITILNQINGVDGLQIKKDGVWIPVSFLEGSLVVNVGDILEILSNGLYHSIEHRAAVNSEKERISIAFFVNPKFEAEVGPAASLINPQNPPLFRRIGMEKYVKDFFSRKLNGKSYLEHMKVQIEDGN; this is encoded by the exons ATGGCATCTCCTACTGCTACCGTTGACAACTTCCCCCCTGCGGTCAGTGTTCAGGAGCTCATCAAACAGCCTTTCGTCTCAGTCCCTCAAAGCTATGTTCAATCTGATCAAGGAATCTTCAAGCCTGCAGATTGCTTTCCATCAGTTCCCACTATTGACTTGAAACTCCTGCTTTCAGAGGAAACTGCAGCTTTGGAGCTTGAAAAGTTGCACTCTACTTGCAAAGAATGGGGCCTTTTCCag TTGGTGAATCATGGAGTTAGCTCTTCATTGCTGGAAAATATGAGGAacgagattgaagaattttataaTCTTCCAttagaggagaaaatgaaatacaaGATAAGGCAAGGTGATGTTGAAGGGTATGGAACAGTGGCCACAATAGGACGAACTTTTGATTGGGGTGATAGGTTCTACATGATAACCAACCCTATCCATAGGAGAAAGCCTCACCTTCTCCCAGAGCTCCCTTCATCTCTGAG AAATAACTTGGAAAGTTATATACTCGAACTGCAAAAACTATCCATGAAGCTTGTTGGGTTTGTGGCAAAAGCTTTGAAGATAGACAGAAAGGAGATGGAGGAGATGTTCGATGATGGGATGCAATCTGTGAGGATGACATATTATCCTCCATGTCCACAACCAGAGCTAGTTCTTGGCATTTTTCCTCATTCAGATGCAACTGGCATCACAATCCTCAATCAGATTAATGGGGTGGATGGTCTTCAGATTAAAAAGGATGGGGTTTGGATCCCTGTGAGCTTCCTCGAAGGTTCTCTTGTAGTAAATGTGGGAGACATACTTGAG attttgagcAATGGACTCTACCATAGCATCGAGCACAGGGCAGCAGTGAATTCAGAGAAAGAAAGGATTTCTATTGCATTTTTCGTCAACcccaaatttgaggcagaggttgGGCCTGCAGCTAGTCTGATTAACCCTCAAAACCCACCATTATTTCGAAGAATTGGGATGGAAAAATATGTCAAAGATTTCTTCTCTCGTAAGCTCAATGGGAAATCATACTTGGAGCATATGAAAGTTCAGATTGAGGATGGCAATTAG
- the LOC110646694 gene encoding eukaryotic translation initiation factor 4E-1, with amino-acid sequence MAAEEPLKSTTGETLNPNLNPNPSAQDDVNGDELEEGEIVDDEESSAKKSSAVTYQPHPLEHQWTFWFDNPSAKSKQAAWGSSMRSIYTFATVEDFWSIYNNIHHPSKLVGGADFYCFKHKIEPKWEDPVCANGGKWTVTFSGRGKSDTSWLYTLLAMIGEQFDHGDEICGAVVNVRTKQEKIALWTKNASNEAAQLSIGKQWKEFLDYNDTIGFIFHEDAKKLDRNAKNRYTI; translated from the exons ATGGCGGCGGAAGAGCCATTGAAATCAACTACAGGAGAAACACTGAATCCAAACCTTAATCCTAACCCTAGCGCACAAGATGACGTTAACGGTGATGAGCTGGAAGAAGGGGAGATCGTGGATGATGAGGAATCGTCGGCTAAGAAATCGAGCGCTGTAACCTACCAGCCGCACCCTCTCGAGCATCAATGGACATTTTGGTTTGATAACCCTTCTGCTAAGTCTAAGCAAGCCGCCTGGGGAAGCTCTATGCGCTCTATCTATACTTTTGCTACTGTTGAGGACTTTTGGAG CATTTACAATAATATCCATCATCCAAGCAAGCTGGTTGGGGGCGCTGACTTTTACTGTTTCAAACATAAAATTGAGCCAAAATGGGAGGACCCTGTTTGTGCTAATGGAGGGAAGTGGACTGTAACTTTTAGTGGTAGAGGGAAATCTGACACCAGTTGGTTGTATACG TTGCTGGCTATGATTGGAGAACagtttgatcatggagatgaaatCTGTGGAGCAGTTGTCAATGTCAGAACGAAGCAGGAAAAGATAGCTCTTTGGACCAAGAATGCTTCAAATGAAGCTGCTCAG CTAAGCATTGGAAAACAATGGAAGGAATTTCTTGACTACAATGATACTATTGGGTTTATATTCCAT GAGGATGCAAAGAAGCTTGACAGAAATGCCAAGAATCGATACACAATATGA